A region of the Leeuwenhoekiella sp. MAR_2009_132 genome:
ACCATTACTATTGCAGATGTAACAGTAGCAGAAGGAGCAGATGCAGTCTTTGTAGTGACTTTAGATAAACCAAGTTATGAGGATATCGTAGTAGACATCACCTTTGCTGATGGTACTGCAACCAATCCTGAGGATTATACAGACGGAACACCACTACAGGTAACAATCCCTGCGGGACAGACTACCAGCGGACCAATCACGTTCCCAACAGTAGACGATACAGCTTTTGAAGATGATGAGACTTTTATTGTTATAGCTACGGTATCATTAGGAACGACAGACAATCTATCAGATACTGCAACTGGAACTATAGAGTCGAATGAAATCCTTGCGATCAACGATATCAACGATACGTTTGTAAATCAGGCAGTAAGTGGTAACGTAGGAACCAATGATGAGAATCCTGACGGTCCTGTTGGAAGTGAGGTATTCACAGTGGTAACACAGCCTACAAACGGTACTTTAGTATTCAATCCTGACGGAAGCTATACCTACACACCAAACGCAGACTTTATAGGTGAAGATACTTTCGCTTACCAGGTATGTGATGCAGGTATTCCACAGGCTTGTGATAGTGCAGATGTAACTATACAGGTATTGCCTTTAACTACTAATGAGAATGATCCACCGGTAGCTAATGACGATACAGCAATTACTGAAGCAGGAACACCTGTAGATGGTAATGTATTGACTAACGACTTTGATCCAGATGGCGGACCACTTACTGTAACCGGTAATACAAATCCAACAAATGGAACAGTAGTAGTTAATCCTGATGGAACATTCACTTATACTCCAAACCCTGATTTTACAGGAGAGGATAGTTTTGAATACACAGTATGTGATAATGGTACACCAGCATTATGTGATACAGCAACGGTAACTATCGAAGTTATTGCAGATACTAGAAACTTTACAGTAGCTAATGACGATGCATTCTTCGGATACCTAGGAGCTGAAATAACCGGAAACGTACTTACTAATGATAGCGATCCAGAAGGAGACCTTCCATTAGCTGTAACCGGAAACACCAATGCAGCAAACGGAACAGTTACTTTAGCAGCAGACGGAAGCTTAAGCTATGTACCTAATGCAGGCTTTAGCGGTTCAGATCAATTTACTTATGATATAGTAGATACAGCTGGTTCAGTAGATACAGCGACTGTATACATTACTGTAGATCCTAGTGCGGCTAACACCATCCTTGCGATCAACGATATCAACGATACGTTTGTAAATCAGGCAGTAAGTGGTAACGTAGGAACCAATGATGAGAATCCTGACGGTCCTGTTGGAAGTGAGGTATTCACAGTGGTAACACAGCCTACAAACGGTACTTTGGTATTCAATCCTGACGGAAGCTATACCTACACACCAAACGCAGACTTTATAGGTGAAGATACTTTCGCTTACCAGGTATGTGATGCAGGTATTCCACAGGCTTGTGACGGTGCAGATGTAACTATACAGGTATTGCCTTTAACTACTAATGAGAATGATCCACCAGTAGCTAATGACGATACAGCAATTACTGAAGCAGGAACACCTGTAGATGGTAATGTATTGACTAACGACTTTGATCCAGATGGCGGACCACTTACTGTAACCGGTAATACAAATCCAACAAACGGAACAGTAGTAGTTAATCCTGACGGAACATTCACCTATACTCCAAACCCTGATTTTACAGGAGAGGATAGTTTTGAATACACAGTATGTGATACTGGTACACCAGCATTATGTGATACAGCAACGGTAACTATCGAAGTTATTGCAGATACTAGAAACTTTACAGTAGCTAATGATGATGCATTCTTCGGATACCTAGGAGCTGAAATAACCGGAAACGTACTTACTAATGATAGCGATCCAGAAGGAGACCTTCCATTAGCTGTAACGGAAACACCAATGCAGCAAACGGAACAGTTACTTTAGCAGCAGACGGAAGCTTAAGCTATGTACCTAATGCAGGCTTTAGCGGTTCAGATCAATTTACTTATGATATAGTAGATACAGCTGGTTCAGTAGATACAGCGACTGTATACATTACTGTAGATCCTAGTGCGGCTAACACCATCCTTGCGATCAACGATATCAACGATACGTTTGTAAATCAAGCGGTAAGTGGTAACGTAGGAACCAATGATGAGAATCCTGACGGTCCTGTTGGAAGTGAGGTATTCACAGTGGTAACACAGCCTACAAACGGTACTTTGGTATTCAATCCTGACGGAAGCTATACCTACACACCAAACGCAGACTTTATAGGTGAAGATACTTTCGCTTACCAGGTATGTGATGCAGGTATTCCACAGGCTTGTGATAGTGCAGATGTAACTATACAGGTATTGCCTTTAACTACTAATGAGAATGATCCACCGGTAGCTAATGACGATACAGCAATTACTGAAGCAGGAACACCTGTAGATGGTAATGTATTGACTAATGACTTTGATCCAGATGGCGGACCACTTACTGTAACCGGTAATACAAATCCAACAAACGGAACAGTATAGTTAATCTGACGGAACATTCACCTATACTCCAAACCCTGATTTTACAGGAGAGGATAGTTTTGAATATACAGTATGTGATACTGGTACACCAGCATTATGTGATACAGCAACAGGTAACTATCGAAGTTATTGCAGATACTAGAAACTTTAACAGTAGGCTAATGAATGATGCATTCTTCGGATACCTAGGAGCTGAAATAACCGGAAACGTACTTACTAATGATAAGCGATCCAGAAGAGACCTTCCATTAGCTGTAACCGGAAACAGCAATGCAGCAAACGGAACAGTTACTTTAGCAGCAACGAAGCTTAAGCTATGTACCTAATGCAGGCTTTAGCGGTTCAGATCAATTTACTTATGATATAGTAGATACAGCTGGTTCAGTAGACACAGCGACTGTATACATTACTGTAGATCCTAGTGCGCTAACACCATCCTTGCGATCAACGATATCAACGATACGTTTGTGAATCAAGCGGTAAGTGGTAACGTAGAACCAACGATGAGAATCCTGACGGTCCTGTTGGAATGAGGTATTCACAGTGGTAACACAGCCTACAAACGGTACTTTGGTTTTCAATCCTGACGGAAGCTATACCTACACACCAAACGCAGACTTTATAGGTGAAGATACTTTCGCTTATCAGTATGTGATGCAGGTATTCCACAGGCTTGTGACGGTGCAGATGTAACTATACAGGTATTGCCTTTAACTACTAATGAAATGATCCACCGGTAGCTAATGACGATACAGCAATTACTGAAGCAGGAACACCTGTAGATGGTAATGTATTGACTAACGACTTTGATCCAGATGGCGGACCACTTACTGTAACCGGTAATACAAATCCAACAAACGGAACAGTAGTAGTTAATCCTGACGGAACATTCACCTATACTCCAAACCCTGATTTTACAGGAGAGGATAGTTTTGAATATACAGTATGTGATACTGGTACACCAGCATTATGTGATACAGCAACGGTAACTATCGAAGTTATTGCAGATACTAGAAACTTTACAGTAGCTAATGACGATGCATTCTTCGGATACCTAGGAGCTGAAATAACCGGAAACGTACTTACTAATGATAGCGATCCAGAAGGAGACCTTCCATTAGCTGTAACCGGAAACACCAATGCAGCAAACGGAACAGTTACTTTAGCAGCAGACGGAAGCTTAAGCTATGTACCTAATGCAGGCTTTAGCGGTTCAGATCAATTTACTTATGATATAGTAGATACAGCTGGTTCAGTAGATACAGCGACTGTATACATTACTGTAGATCCTAGTGCGGCTAACACCATCCTTGCGATCAACGATATCAACGATACGTTTGTGAATCAAGCGGTAAGTGGTAACGTAGGAACCAATGATGAGAATTCTGACGGTCCTGTTGGAAGTGAGGTATTCACAGTGGTAACACAGCCTACAAACGGTACTTTGGTTTTCAATCCTGACGGAAGCTATACCTACACACCAAACGCAGACTTTATAGGTGAAGATACTTTCGCTTATCAGGTATGTGATGCAGGTATTCCACAGGCTTGTGACGGTGCAGATGTAACTATACAGGTATTGCCTGAAGGAACAATTGAAAACAATGCTCCTGTAGCTAATGATGATACGGCAATTACTGAAGCAGGTACACCTGTAGATGGTAATGTATTAGCAAATGACTTTGATCCAGACGGAGATGTTCTTACTGTAACAAGTAATACTACTCCTGTTAATGGTACTTTAGTAATTAATCCTGACGGAACATTCATCTATACTCCAAACCCTGATTTTACAGGAGAGGATAGTTTTGAATACACAGTATGTGATGATAATAACCCATCACTATGTGATACAGCAACTGTAACAATTGATGTTATTGCAAATGCAGGTAATACTATTGTAGCTAATGATGACGCTTATTTTGGTTTGATTGGAGAAGTAATTACAGGGAATGTACTTACTAATGATAGTGATCCAGAAGGAGATGATTTTACTGTAACTTCTAATACACAGCCTTCAAATGGAACAGTGGTTATACTAGCAGACGGTAGTCTTACATATACTCCAAATGGAATTTATAGTGGTACAGACCAGTTTACGTACACAATTACAGATGATAATGGTGCTACTGATACAGCAACGGTTTACATCAGTATTGATCCTAGTCCAAATGGAGGTAATACCATACTAGCAGTTACTGATATCAATGATACGTTTGTTAACCAGCCGGTAAGTGGTAACGTAGGAACTAATGATGAGAATCCTGACGGTCCTGTTGGAAGTGAGGTATTCACAGTGGTAACACAGTCTACAAACGGTACTTTGGTATTCAATCCTGACGGAAGCTATACCTACACACCAAACACAGACTTTATAGGTGATGATACATTTACATATCAAATATGTGACGGTGGAAGTCCTCAAGCTTGTGATACTGCATCGGTATATATTCAAGTTGTTCCTCTTGAAACAACCCAGAATGACCCACCGGTAGCTAATGCAGATACAAATACTACAGAGGTAGGAGTTAGTATTGATGGTAATGTACTAAGTAATGATTTTGATCCAGATGGTGATCCAATTACTGTAACTAGTAATACAAACCCTGCTAACGGAACAGTAGTAGTAAATCCTGACGGAAGCTATACATATACTCCGGGACCTGGTTTTGTTGGAGAGGATAGTTTTGAATATACAGTATGTGATAATGGTAATCCACAGGCTTGTGATTCAGCAATTGTAATAATCAATATTATACCTGATGCAGGTAACATTACAAATGCTAACGATGATGCATACTTTGGGGAGACTAATGAGAGTATAAGTGGTAATGTTCTTGATAATGATACTGATCCAGAAGGGCAAACACAATTAGTAGATGTGGCATTGTCACCTGCTAATGGTCCTGCAAACGGAACAGTAGTTATTAACGCTGACGGTACTTTTATTTACACGCCAAATACAGACTTTGCAGGTAATGATCAATTTACATATCAGATATTTGATGCAGGTTCTCCTGTAGCAACTGATACAGCAACAGTTTATATCTTAGTATCTGAGA
Encoded here:
- a CDS encoding Ig-like domain-containing protein is translated as TITIADVTVAEGADAVFVVTLDKPSYEDIVVDITFADGTATNPEDYTDGTPLQVTIPAGQTTSGPITFPTVDDTAFEDDETFIVIATVSLGTTDNLSDTATGTIESNEILAINDINDTFVNQAVSGNVGTNDENPDGPVGSEVFTVVTQPTNGTLVFNPDGSYTYTPNADFIGEDTFAYQVCDAGIPQACDSADVTIQVLPLTTNENDPPVANDDTAITEAGTPVDGNVLTNDFDPDGGPLTVTGNTNPTNGTVVVNPDGTFTYTPNPDFTGEDSFEYTVCDNGTPALCDTATVTIEVIADTRNFTVANDDAFFGYLGAEITGNVLTNDSDPEGDLPLAVTGNTNAANGTVTLAADGSLSYVPNAGFSGSDQFTYDIVDTAGSVDTATVYITVDPSAANTILAINDINDTFVNQAVSGNVGTNDENPDGPVGSEVFTVVTQPTNGTLVFNPDGSYTYTPNADFIGEDTFAYQVCDAGIPQACDGADVTIQVLPLTTNENDPPVANDDTAITEAGTPVDGNVLTNDFDPDGGPLTVTGNTNPTNGTVVVNPDGTFTYTPNPDFTGEDSFEYTVCDTGTPALCDTATVTIEVIADTRNFTVANDDAFFGYLGAEITGNVLTNDSDPEGDLPLAVTETPMQQTEQLL
- a CDS encoding Ig-like domain-containing protein, with the translated sequence MSCNGNTNAANGTVTLAADGSLSYVPNAGFSGSDQFTYDIVDTAGSVDTATVYITVDPSAANTILAINDINDTFVNQAVSGNVGTNDENPDGPVGSEVFTVVTQPTNGTLVFNPDGSYTYTPNADFIGEDTFAYQVCDAGIPQACDSADVTIQVLPLTTNENDPPVANDDTAITEAGTPVDGNVLTNDFDPDGGPLTVTGNTNPTNGTV
- a CDS encoding Ig-like domain-containing protein; translated protein: MVTQPTNGTLVFNPDGSYTYTPNADFIGEDTFAYQYVMQVFHRLVTVQM